A part of Paramisgurnus dabryanus chromosome 15, PD_genome_1.1, whole genome shotgun sequence genomic DNA contains:
- the LOC135782838 gene encoding uncharacterized protein has protein sequence MSIMMAFHLTLLLMIQDLQVESSDPPKETHVVMNPSGVIMEGDSVNLTCSSESNPPVQNYSWFKVNETSPVGSGQTYSITNINSSHSGWFYCEAQNEVGFQRSAAVSVIVNHSPDYKLLFGIAGACAGFIIITTIITLIMYIKRRQMITRKRSAVNEYETVHYKSPEDTYTAQSCTFVQENLSADFRTTVTEADVPDKQEDDRKVSDEEEADVPDKQEDDRKVSDEEEADVPDKQEDDRKVSDEEEADVPDKQEDDRKVSDEEEADVPDKQEDDRKVSDEEEADVPDKQEDDRKVSDEEEADVPDKQEDDTEVSDEEEAGVPDKQEDDRKVSDEEEADVLDKQEDDRKVSDEEEADVPDKQEDDKKVSDEEEADVPDKQEDDRKVSDEEEADVPDKQEDDRKVSDEEEADVLDKQEDDRKVSDEEEADVPDKQEDDKKVSDEEEADVPDKQEDDRKVSDEEEADVPDKQEDDRKVSDEEEADVPDKQEDDRKVSDEEEADVPDKQEDDRKVSDEEEADVPDKQEDAKKVSDEEEADVPDKQEDAKKVSDEEEADVHDKQEDDKKVSDEEEADVPDKQEDAKKVSDEEEADVHDKQEDDKKVSDEEEADVPDKQEDAKKVSDEEEADVHDKQEDAKKVSDEEEADVHDTQEDDKKVSDEEEADVPDKQEDAKKVSDEEEADVHDKQEDAKKVSDEEEADVHDTQEDDKKVSDEEEADVPDKQEADNVFDKEKKNTRKPIVQLASGNIVDITKVIDTFDRPGIANTRGVHSCSWRVGVSA, from the exons ATGTCAATCATGATGGCTTTTCATCTGACTCTTCTGCTCATGATTCAAG ATCTTCAGGTGGAGTCTTCGG ATCCTCCAAAAGAGACTCATGTGGTAATGAATCCATCTGGTGTAATAATGGAGGGTGATTCAGTGAATCTGACCTGCAGCAGTGAATCAAATCCACCTGTTCAGAACTACAGCTGGTTTAAAGTGAATGAAACATCACCTGTTGGATCTGGACAGACATACAGCATTACTAACATTAACTCCAGTCACAGTGGATGGTTTTACTGTGAGGCTCAGAATGAAGTCGGATTTCAGAGATCTGCAGCTGTATCAGTCATTG TGAATCATAGCCCTGATTATAAACTACTGTTTGGAATCGCAGGGGCATGTGCAGGATTTATCATCATCACCACAATTATCACGCTTATAATGTACAT TAAAAGGAGGCAAATGATAACTAGGAAAAGATCTGCTGTTAATGAGTATGAG ACTGTTCATTACAAAAGTCCCGAAGACACATACACAGCTCAAAGCTGCACTTTTGTACAAGAGAATCTATCAGCAGATTTCAGAACCACAG tCACAGAGGCCGATGTTCCCGATAAACAGGAGGACGACAGAAAGGTTTCAGATGAAGAGGAGGCCGATGTTCCCGATAAACAGGAGGACGACAGAAAGGTTTCAGATGAAGAGGAGGCCGATGTTCCCGATAAACAGGAGGACGACAGAAAGGTTTCAGATGAAGAGGAGGCCGATGTTCCCGATAAACAGGAGGACGACAGAAAGGTTTCAGATGAAGAGGAGGCCGATGTTCCCGATAAACAGGAGGACGACAGAAAGGTTTCAGATGAAGAGGAGGCCGATGTTCCCGATAAACAGGAGGACGACAGAAAGGTTTCAGATGAAGAGGAGGCCGATGTTCCAGATAAACAGGAGGACGACACAGAGGTTTCAGATGAAGAGGAGGCCGGTGTTCCCGATAAACAGGAGGACGACAGAAAGGTTTCAGATGAAGAGGAGGCCGATGTTCTCGATAAACAGGAGGACGACAGAAAGGTTTCAGATGAAGAGGAGGCCGATGTTCCCGATAAACAGGAGGACGACAAAAAGGTTTCAGATGAAGAGGAGGCCGATGTTCCCGATAAACAGGAGGACGACAGAAAGGTTTCAGATGAAGAGGAGGCCGATGTTCCCGATAAACAGGAGGACGACAGAAAGGTTTCAGATGAAGAGGAGGCCGATGTTCTCGATAAACAGGAGGACGACAGAAAGGTTTCAGATGAAGAGGAGGCCGATGTTCCCGATAAACAGGAGGACGACAAAAAGGTTTCAGATGAAGAGGAGGCCGATGTTCCCGATAAACAGGAGGACGACAGAAAGGTTTCAGATGAAGAGGAGGCCGATGTTCCCGATAAACAGGAGGACGACAGAAAGGTTTCAGATGAAGAGGAGGCCGATGTTCCCGATAAACAGGAGGACGACAGAAAGGTTTCAGATGAAGAGGAGGCCGATGTTCCCGATAAACAGGAGGACGACAGAAAGGTTTCAGATGAAGAGGAGGCCGATGTTCCAGATAAACAAGAGGACGCCAAAAAGGTTTCAGATGAAGAGGAGGCCGATGTTCCCGATAAACAGGAGGACGCCAAAAAGGTTTCAGATGAAGAGGAGGCCGATGTTCACGATAAACAGGAGGACGACAAAAAGGTTTCAGATGAAGAGGAGGCCGATGTTCCAGATAAACAGGAGGACGCCAAAAAGGTTTCAGATGAAGAGGAGGCCGATGTTCACGATAAACAGGAGGACGACAAAAAGGTTTCAGATGAAGAGGAGGCCGATGTTCCCGATAAACAGGAGGACGCCAAAAAGGTTTCAGATGAAGAGGAGGCCGATGTTCACGATAAACAGGAGGACGCCAAAAAGGTTTCAGATGAAGAGGAGGCCGATGTTCACGATACACAGGAGGACGACAAAAAGGTTTCAGATGAAGAGGAGGCCGATGTTCCCGATAAACAGGAGGACGCCAAAAAGGTTTCAGATGAAGAGGAGGCCGATGTTCACGATAAACAGGAGGACGCCAAAAAGGTTTCAGATGAAGAGGAGGCCGATGTTCACGATACACAGGAGGACGACAAAAAGGTTTCAGATGAAGAGGAGGCCGATGTTCCAGATAAACAGGAGGCCGACAATGTTTTTgacaaagaaaagaaaaatacaagaaAGCCAATTGTGCAACTTGCTTCAGGTAATATAGTGGATATCACAAAAGTCATTGACACGTTTGACAGACCAGGAATAGCCAACACCAGGGGTGTCcactcctgctcctggagggtcGGTGTCTCTGCAtag
- the LOC135782904 gene encoding B-cell receptor CD22-like: protein MPSPLLLLIFLFIIQGVYSVHGDWGVNYSSSNICALKGSTVMINCTYKYPTGHKIDRVFWTKINSAYPPELSKDSEYSQRIQYLGDKHHNCTIRLIVIKQTDSHEYYFRFITDQNKWLGTPGVTLKITDLQLESSPGERVTEGHSVTLTCKSSCILTDGSTFIWFKNTQKLSEKTDGNNKLVLQPVKKEDAGNYSCAVQGHKLTSPHRYLKVIYAPNKPVISIKPAGEIIEGDSVNLTCSQGRSKLFKSVGDGCISF from the exons ATGCCttctcctcttcttcttctgaTTTTTCTGTTCATAATTCAAG GAGTTTATAGTGTTCATGGGGATTGGGGTGTAAATTACAGCTCTTCAAACATCTGTGCACTAAAGGGCTCAACAGTGATGATAAACTGCACTTATAAATACCCTACTGGACATAAGATCGACAGAGTGTTCTGGACTAAGATTAACAGTGCTTATCCTCCAGAACTGTCTAAGGACTCTGAATACAGTCAGAGGATTCAATATCTGGGAGATAAACATCACAACTGCACCATCAGACTGATTGttataaaacaaacagattCACATGAGTACTATTTCAGATTCATTACTGATCAAAACAAATGGCTTGGTACTCCTGGAGTGACTCTTAAAATCACAG ATCTTCAGTTGGAGTCTTCACCAGGTGAAAGAGTTACAGAGGGACATTCAGTGACTCTGACGTGTAAAAGCAGTTGCATTCTGACTGACGGATCAACATTCATctggtttaaaaacacacagaaaTTAAGTGAGAAAACAGACGGAAACAATAAACTCGTTCTGCAGCCAGTTAAAAAAGAGGATGCAGGCAACTATAGCTGTGCTGTACAGGGACACAAACTCACATCACCTCATCGATATCTCAAGGTTATCT ACGCTCCAAATAAACCTGTTATCTCCATCAAACCTGCTGGTGAAATAATAGAGGGTGATTCAGTGAATCTGACCTGCAGCCAGGGGCGTAGcaagctttttaaaagtgtggggGATGGATgtatatcattttaa